The DNA region AAGAAGCGGAGGCTCTGTGGACCAAGGCGCACGATGCCCGCGAAAGGGCCAACGCGTTGTCCGATCAGGCTTCCGAAGAAGCTGAAGCGGCATCGGGAAAAGCTATTGAGGTGGAGCGAAAGATGAAAGAAGGATCCGTTTCGATGGAAAAGCTACAGGAGGCGGACGCAGCGACTATGGCCAATATCGAAGCCAACTCGATGGTCAGTAAAGCGCTTCAGGCCGCTGAGGAAGCTGATTTACTTGAGGAGATGGCTGAACAAGCTTTGCAAGAATCCGAAAAGGCTTTGACTCAGCATCTCAAAGACTTTCCAGATTCGCAGTTCGCCGAGTAGAGACTGGTTGATGGGACGGATTGGTAATGTAAGCTTTGCAGTTAATCCTAAACATGGTTGGGTCACGTTGAATACGTCGCTGCCCTTTCGTACCACAGTCAGTTCTTTTGATTGGCTGGTCCCTAACGCAGTCAATTTTGATACTCCACTACCCGCGCTCGTTTGCCACGTTTTTTCGCAATAGACCTCGACGGACGCAAATACAACATTCGCACGAGAAGAAAATGGCTACTTTACGTACACCACACAGGGAAAATACAATCTCGCCCCCAACCATGAAAAACGTCAGGAAATCAACGAGATCGCAACCTTTTTTAAACGAGTTCATGTTTAGCCCGAGTGACGGATGGCCATAACAGTAAATCCCATTAAAGCATGTCAAGAATACCCAATGGTGGGGACATTGGCAACTTACCAACACTTGATCTCCACGGATTCCGTCGAGAACGAGCAGTTCGAGATACAGTCGCCTTTCTAGAAATCCATCAGACTTCCTGGGTAATTGTTATTACCGGAAGCGGAAGGCACTCGCCGGAAGGTCCGGTGTTAAGGGGTGCAGTGGAAAGCATTTTACAACGCCGGGGTATGCAGTTTTCACGGAATACCCCTGGTACCTTCTTGGTCAACGCGGCGACGGGACACTCAAATTACTATTACCAAGACGGTTGCGCAGAGGACACCAAAGTTGTGGTACGTGATGCCAATGAAGAGGAGGTGGCGGTGCAGTTGGCCATGCGGAAGACAACCCGTGGCTATTGTGGAACCGCTAGTGGTCGAGCGCTTCACCGCTCATCGTCGAGCTCGGGCAGTAGTGAAAACTGTTTGGGAACGGGTCCTTCGCTCGTAGAAGTGGCGAGGGCCGATCAAGAGCTTGATCAAGCACGAGCAGAATCTCTCCAACTGGTACGTGAGGAAGCCAGCAAATATAAGAGGGAAGCCAAAGCGATACGGAAAGCCGTGGCCAAGTCCATCGACGAAGTACGAAAGTAtgaggacgaagaggaagagttactccggaaggCTGTACAACTATCGGAGGAGCAGGAAGCTAGTGAGCGGGAAGAGGAGGAGAGAATTCTCCGAGAAGTTCTCCGAGAGTCGGAAAAGGACTCGAAGAGTTCGTGTCATAGTGACGACGCTTTGCGTGAAGCAATTCTTAgatctgactgtgaatacaaCCCACTTGCGTCTGATGACAGCGATGAGGCCAGCATGATACGGCAGGCAATTGCTCTGAGTCTGGCTGACTTCCACTCCGCTGTCCTTCCTGAATAATTTGGCCTGAGAATTTTGGAGATGTCGCCGAAGGAGAGCGCTTCCTCTTACCTTGCATGGATTTTAAAGCCAGGGACAATTTATTAGAAGGTTTCTTTCGTGGAATATTTGAAGACTTGTTGATACTCGGCTTTGCAAATCGACGAAATGTTTTCCGTCTCTACGACAGTTTGGATACACCTGTGGGCGAGCATCGCATTCCGTTGTACGGCCCCGTCCTCGAGAGATTCTTCTTGTCCGAGAACGGAGAACTCCATGGTTGGAGTATATGGACTTGTAATCAATTCTGAACAATAATCGGTGCTGCAAATGATCAAGAAACAAACACGTCGTTGTATTCTAGAAGGCCAGTTAAACGACAGCAACTACACTTTTTCTATCGCCTTTCGCGCAACGAAGGATTTGCTTATTTGTCATTTCAAAAAACCGAAAGCCGGTTGGCCGTCTTCCTGTCATTCTGAACGCCCCCAAGCGAAACAATTCCTCGACAGTCCCTGGATGACTTAAAGTCTTCTGGAGGAGACAGTTCTGGAGGCGCTGTCACTGAATGCTGGCGAACAATCTGAGTCTCCGGCAAATAGACTGAAAAATCAGCGACGAAAAGTTGCATTCGATTTGCGATTCCATAAGCAAAGATTGGACTCTGCGCTCTCTGGACTTGCACAACACGCTTTTTGTCGTGCCTTTTCTAGAGGACCGAACGAAACAGAGATTGTTGAACGATGACAAGGACGGCGAATACTGGTCGCTGCTCTAGAGGGAAATACCGTGCTATCGGTAGGTTGTTGACGTGGAGACTAGCGAGGGCGATTTGGACGGTTGTGTATTGATTCTGGCTGAAATTTGGCTGGATGTAGATCTTTTTCGAGCTCACGCTGACGCACTTGCTGCTTTTGATACCGAATGTCGTCGTTCAGTTTTGGCTCCTGTAGTGAGTAGCCGGCTATAATACGAATGTTTGTCCACAAAGATGTTGACATTCTTACCGGGAACAGAGGtttctcgaagcgtcagcGATTGAATAGAAGATGCCCTGACTGCTGCCATTGCTTTGTGGACGTGTGATCAGCCTGGTATGTTCGATACCCCATGTCGCTTAGGGTATATCGATGGTAAGAGTTCTTTTATCGTCAGTTTCCAGCGAAAGGAGCTGTTTCTGAACCTATCTTCGTTGTCGGAGGTCGTGAAGGAACGCGCTGATGTATTGGTAGTTCCTTTGTTTGGTTGAAAAACGGTTGTTTTGAAAATGTTAACAGATTTCGTGTCTTGTGTTGTGTTTCAACTTGTGTGTCCTTTCAGCACACATCGAAAAGATTGTATGTTCTCAAGAAAACTATTATCTAGCTGAAAAGTAAaatgactgactgtgaatgccaATTTCCTCATTTTTTTCTCAGCTCGTTTAGATTTGAATTAAAATCCTAAATATTGGAGTATTATTTATTATTCAAACGGTAGACAATATGAGCGGCCATGAC from Phaeodactylum tricornutum CCAP 1055/1 chromosome 23, whole genome shotgun sequence includes:
- a CDS encoding predicted protein, with the protein product MVHRRQRLCIPRIFFLVFVVAFAHGFVPLSTNQKCRTLLNLVTEDDVIQKVEEAEALWTKAHDARERANALSDQASEEAEAASGKAIEVERKMKEGSVSMEKLQEADAATMANIEANSMVSKALQAAEEADLLEEMAEQALQESEKALTQHLKDFPDSQFAE
- a CDS encoding predicted protein, which encodes MSRIPNGGDIGNLPTLDLHGFRRERAVRDTVAFLEIHQTSWVIVITGSGRHSPEGPVLRGAVESILQRRGMQFSRNTPGTFLVNAATGHSNYYYQDGCAEDTKVVVRDANEEEVAVQLAMRKTTRGYCGTASGRALHRSSSSSGSSENCLGTGPSLVEVARADQELDQARAESLQLVREEASKYKREAKAIRKAVAKSIDEVRKYEDEEEELLRKAVQLSEEQEASEREEEERILREVLRESEKDSKSSCHSDDALREAILRSDCEYNPLASDDSDEASMIRQAIALSLADFHSAVLPE